Proteins encoded in a region of the Rhodococcus sp. SBT000017 genome:
- the metK gene encoding methionine adenosyltransferase — MSKSGSRLFTSESVTEGHPDKICDAISDSILDALLTEDPRARVAVETLVTTGQVHVAGEVNTTAYADIPKIVREKVLEIGYDSSAKGFDGNSCGVNVAIGAQSPEIAQGVDHSHEARVEGLSDDEIDRQGAGDQGLMFGYANTDTPELMPLPIALAHRLSRRLTEVRKSGVLPYLRPDGKTQVTIEYDGDNAVRLDTVVISTQHAADIDLDNLLTPDIREKVLGSVLAELDVPTLDTSDVRLLVNPTGKFVLGGPMGDAGLTGRKIIVDTYGGMARHGGGAFSGKDPSKVDRSAAYAMRWVAKNAVAAGLADRIEVQVAYAIGKAAPVGLFVETFGTEKTDPARIQAAISEVFDLRPGAIIRDLDLLRPIYAPTAAYGHFGRTDIDLPWESTDRAGKLREAAGL; from the coding sequence GTGAGCAAGTCCGGTAGTCGGCTTTTCACCAGCGAGTCCGTCACAGAGGGTCATCCCGACAAGATCTGTGACGCCATCAGCGATTCGATTCTCGATGCTCTGTTGACGGAGGATCCGCGGGCTCGGGTGGCCGTGGAGACTCTGGTCACCACCGGCCAGGTGCATGTCGCGGGTGAGGTCAACACCACCGCGTATGCCGACATCCCCAAGATCGTGCGCGAGAAGGTGCTCGAGATCGGGTACGACTCGTCGGCCAAGGGGTTCGACGGAAATTCGTGCGGCGTGAACGTCGCGATCGGCGCGCAGTCTCCCGAGATTGCTCAGGGCGTCGATCATTCGCACGAGGCCCGAGTCGAAGGACTGTCCGACGACGAGATCGACCGTCAGGGTGCTGGCGATCAGGGGTTGATGTTCGGGTACGCCAACACCGACACTCCCGAGCTGATGCCGTTGCCGATCGCGTTGGCACACCGGCTTTCTCGGCGACTGACCGAGGTCCGCAAGAGTGGCGTGCTGCCGTACCTGCGTCCGGACGGCAAGACGCAGGTGACGATCGAATACGACGGTGACAACGCCGTTCGCCTCGACACCGTGGTGATCTCGACCCAGCATGCAGCCGACATCGATCTCGACAACCTGCTCACTCCCGATATCAGGGAGAAGGTGCTCGGGTCGGTTCTCGCCGAGTTGGACGTGCCGACGCTGGACACGTCCGATGTACGTCTGTTGGTCAATCCCACCGGAAAGTTCGTGCTCGGTGGACCGATGGGTGACGCCGGGTTGACCGGTCGCAAGATCATCGTCGACACCTACGGCGGCATGGCACGGCATGGCGGCGGTGCGTTCTCCGGCAAGGACCCGTCCAAGGTCGACCGCAGCGCCGCGTACGCGATGCGCTGGGTCGCGAAGAACGCTGTCGCGGCCGGGCTCGCCGATCGCATCGAGGTCCAGGTGGCGTACGCCATCGGCAAGGCCGCGCCGGTCGGGTTGTTCGTCGAGACGTTCGGCACCGAGAAGACCGATCCCGCGCGTATTCAGGCGGCGATCAGCGAGGTGTTCGACTTGCGTCCCGGTGCCATCATTCGTGATCTGGATCTGCTGCGACCGATCTACGCACCCACTGCGGCGTACGGTCACTTCGGCCGCACCGACATCGATCTTCCGTGGGAGTCCACCGATCGCGCAGGCAAGCTCCGCGAGGCTGCCGGACTCTGA
- a CDS encoding primosomal protein N', whose protein sequence is MLPLPHLDREFDYLVSEEMSSDAQPGVRVRVRFAGRLVDGFVLARLAETEHSGKLGWLDRVVSAERVLTPEIAELAEAVADRYAGTRADVLRLAIPARHARVEAEQTPVVEPPVEPAIDRAAWSVYTHGSNFLDALASGRIPRAVWQALPGERWPVRLAEAAAVTVAGGRSAVVVVPDQRDLDRLEAACTALLGADRVVALSAGLGPAKRYRQWLRGLRSGPVVVVGTRSAVFAPVSTLGMIAVWDDGDDSFAEPRSPYPHAREVALLRAHVSGAAVVIGGHSRTAEAEALVDSGWAHDLVAPRELVRERQPHVVALSDSDHALARDPAARVARLPAIAFEAARAALKADSPVLVQVPRGGYVPSLACAKCRHPARCRRCNGPLALPSAPGSDGAGSPTCSWCGIADTAHRCTVCGSRNLRAVVIGAGRTAEELGRAFPGVPIHNSGGAAVLDAVQPGAGLVVSTVGAEPTVDGGYGAALLLDGWALLGRADLRAAEETLRRWMTAAALVRPGTAGGRVVVVAESEIPTVQALVRWDPLWHARSQLDERVEVRFPPAVHVAAIDGTTDAITALVESADLPEAVEILGPVDLPDGQRAPAGGGEDVLPGDVQRLLIRVPRSTGAALARALATAQASRSAKKLGGGVRVQIDPIRIG, encoded by the coding sequence ATGTTGCCGCTGCCGCATCTCGACCGAGAGTTCGACTACCTCGTTTCCGAGGAGATGAGCAGTGATGCTCAACCCGGGGTGCGAGTTCGGGTTCGGTTCGCAGGCCGACTGGTCGACGGTTTCGTGTTGGCCAGACTGGCCGAGACCGAGCATTCCGGCAAGCTCGGCTGGCTCGATCGGGTGGTGTCGGCGGAGCGAGTTCTGACCCCGGAGATCGCGGAACTGGCCGAGGCGGTGGCCGATCGGTACGCCGGGACCAGAGCGGACGTGCTGCGTCTGGCGATCCCGGCTCGCCACGCCCGAGTCGAGGCGGAACAGACGCCCGTCGTCGAGCCGCCGGTCGAGCCGGCCATCGACCGGGCAGCCTGGTCGGTATACACCCACGGCTCGAACTTCCTCGACGCGTTGGCATCGGGACGCATACCGCGGGCGGTATGGCAGGCGTTGCCCGGTGAGCGGTGGCCGGTGCGGCTGGCGGAGGCCGCTGCGGTGACCGTCGCCGGCGGTCGATCCGCGGTGGTGGTGGTACCCGATCAGCGAGACCTCGATCGGCTGGAGGCGGCCTGCACGGCTCTGCTCGGTGCCGACCGGGTGGTGGCGTTGTCGGCCGGATTGGGCCCGGCGAAGCGGTATCGGCAATGGTTGCGCGGTCTGCGATCGGGCCCGGTCGTCGTGGTGGGGACCCGCAGCGCAGTGTTCGCTCCGGTGTCCACTCTGGGCATGATTGCCGTCTGGGACGACGGTGACGACAGTTTCGCCGAGCCCCGCTCGCCGTATCCGCACGCCAGAGAAGTTGCGTTGCTCCGAGCGCACGTATCCGGGGCCGCGGTCGTCATCGGCGGACATTCGCGGACGGCGGAGGCGGAAGCTCTCGTCGATTCCGGTTGGGCACACGACCTGGTGGCTCCTCGTGAGCTGGTCCGTGAGCGTCAACCCCACGTGGTGGCCTTGTCGGACTCGGACCATGCGCTCGCGCGGGATCCTGCAGCCCGTGTCGCCCGGTTGCCCGCGATCGCGTTCGAGGCTGCGCGCGCTGCACTGAAGGCCGATTCGCCTGTGCTGGTGCAAGTTCCGCGCGGCGGGTACGTGCCGTCACTGGCATGCGCGAAGTGTCGGCATCCGGCTCGGTGTCGCCGGTGCAACGGGCCGTTGGCTCTGCCCTCCGCCCCTGGAAGCGACGGAGCCGGCAGTCCGACGTGCTCGTGGTGTGGAATCGCCGACACCGCGCATCGGTGCACGGTGTGCGGATCACGCAACCTGCGTGCAGTCGTGATCGGCGCGGGCCGCACCGCCGAGGAACTGGGACGGGCATTTCCCGGCGTACCCATACACAACTCGGGAGGCGCCGCCGTGCTCGACGCCGTCCAACCCGGTGCCGGTCTGGTCGTGTCGACCGTCGGCGCCGAGCCGACGGTCGACGGCGGGTACGGCGCGGCCCTCTTGCTGGACGGCTGGGCTCTCCTCGGCCGGGCGGACCTGCGCGCGGCAGAGGAGACACTGCGTCGGTGGATGACGGCCGCGGCCTTGGTCCGGCCGGGCACGGCTGGTGGCCGCGTGGTCGTCGTCGCCGAGTCCGAGATACCCACGGTGCAGGCGCTGGTTCGCTGGGATCCACTGTGGCACGCCCGAAGCCAGTTGGACGAAAGAGTCGAGGTACGGTTCCCGCCCGCCGTGCACGTCGCGGCGATCGACGGAACCACCGATGCGATCACGGCGTTGGTGGAGAGTGCAGATCTGCCCGAGGCAGTGGAAATACTCGGGCCGGTCGACCTGCCGGACGGCCAACGGGCACCCGCGGGCGGCGGTGAGGACGTACTTCCCGGTGATGTGCAGCGCCTGTTGATACGCGTACCGCGCAGCACCGGGGCGGCGTTGGCGCGTGCGCTGGCCACCGCTCAGGCGTCGCGCAGTGCCAAGAAACTCGGCGGTGGAGTGCGGGTTCAGATAGACCCGATTCGAATCGGTTGA